In the genome of uncultured Celeribacter sp., the window TCAGGGGGAACCCGGCTCCTATTCGCATCAAGCCTGTGCCGAAGCACGTCCAGATTACGACCCTTTCCCCTGCCCGACTTTCGAGGATGCAATGGAAGCGGTGCGCACGGGCGCCGCCGATCTGGGCATGATCGCGGTCGAGAATTCGACCTATGGCCGGGTGCAGGACGTCTATCACCTTTTGCCCGATTCCGGTCTGCACATCATCGACGAGACCTTTGTGCGGGTGCATGTGAACCTCTTGGGCCTGCCAGGGACAAAGATTTCCGACATCAAGACCGCCCGTGCCATGTCCGTCCTTTTGGGTCAGGCCCGTGGCTTTATTCGCGAACATGGCCTCACGACCGTCAACTGGTCCGACAACGCCGCAGCCGCGCGCTCCGTGACCGAAGAGGGCAACCCCGAGATTGGAGCCTTTGCCTCCGAGCTGGCCGGTGAGATTTTCGGCCTCGACGTCCTCGCGCGTCACGTTGAGGACCATAAACTCAACACCACGCGGTTCCTGATCATGGCCCGCGAGCCGAATTATGAACGCCGCGCAGACAAGATGGTCACCGCCTTCATGTTCCGCGTCCGCAACATTCCCGCCGCGCTCTATAAAGCGATGGGCGGTTTCGCGACCAATGGCATCAACATGACAAAGCTGGAAAGCTATATGGTCGACGGCGTCTTCACCGCGACGCAATTCTACGCCGACATCGAAGGCCACCCGGAGGACGACAACGTGCGCCTGGCCCTCGATGAGCTACGCTATTTCACGGAAATGGTGGAAATTCTGGGCGTCTACCCGGCCGACCCGCGCCGGACCTAAGACCTGAAACCTGAGACGCGCAAACAGGGTTAGCGTTTCGGCGCGCCCTGATACTGTTCCGACAGGTGTTCACAATAGGATTGGATGCGCTTTTCGAACCGCTTTTGCAGGGTCGCTTTGGCGAATTTCACCGACTGAACCAGAATGCGTGCCGACAGCGTCTTTGGGCGCACATCATAGCCAAAGGTCACCCGTGTGCGTTGCGGCGACAGAGGGACAAGTTCCGTCTTCAGCTCCATGTTCAGCCCTCCCGACACGGCCGTGGCCACAATGATATTGGGCGCGTCAAATTCGACGATCTCGGCAAAAAGGTCCCGCAACTTCCCGCGAAACGGCACTTTCAATGTCCAGCCAGCGCCAACATCGCGTGGCTGCGTTGCGGCCTTGCGCTTGACATCAATCCCGCGACGCATGGCCTGACGCTCCAGCCCATCGAAATCCGTGATGTGCTCGAAAACGAATTCTGCCGGAGCTTCAATATCCTGACGCGTTGAGAATTTCATACCTGCTCACCTGTTACCTTCCGCAAATAGGTTATTCCGTTATTCCCAATCATCCGCAAGCCACTTGGCCATCAGAACCTGCGCGATGGCGCCTTTTCTTGCAGGCGCAATCTCTGGATGTTGCCCGGCCATCGCCAGAGCCAGCTCTTCGCGCCGCACCCAGCGCGCATCCTCGATCTCGACCGGGTCGATGATGATTTCCGTGCTCTCCGCCTCCGCGCGACAGCCCAACATCAGGGACGCCGGGAAGGGCCAGGGCTGGCTGGTGACATAGGTGACCTTGCCGACACGCACGCCTGCCTCTTCGAACACCTCGCGCCGCACCGCCGCTTCGATGGGTTCGCCCGGTTCGACGAAGCCGGCCAAGAGGGAATACATCCGCTCCGGCCAATTTTCATTGCGGCCCAAAAGGACGGAATTGCCGCGGGTCACCAGCATGATCACCACCGGATCGGTGCGCGGAAAATGCGAGACCCCACAAGCGGGGCATTCCCTTTGCCAACCCGCCTGAGACATCTCCGTTTTGGTCCCGCAAGCGGCACAAAATCCGTGGCTGCGATGCCATGCGAACAGTCCACGCGCCGTGCCCGCCATTTCCGCCTCAAGCGGCGTCAGCGTCGTCATCACCGCGCGCAGATCGCGAAATGTCAGCCCGTCCAGTTCCTTGAACTCCACGCTTGCGCTCGACCATGGCGAGGTATCCTCGTCGGAGACCAGCGGCTCGAAGGCACCGACATCACGAGCAAAAACCGGCTGACCGTTGGGCAGAAGGCCGAGGAAAAGCTCCTGCGCCTCAGCCGAAGCAAATGCATCCGCGCCAAGCAGCGCCAAGGCGCCCGCCGCATCGGTCGGCACATGCCCGCGCCAGATCGGCATCACGAGCGCGTCCACCTGTCCGCGCATCACATCGGCCTTGGCTCGCAAATGCGCGGTCCTGTTCAATTCTCCGCCCGCGAGCGGCACCAAATCCTGTTTCATGTGATTGGCTTACGCCCGGTTGCCCGTTCGAACCAAGACACCCTGACATCTCGGCAACCGCGGCGCAGATTTCCTGTTGCTATTTTGCGACAAAAGACAATAATGCAATTTAAAGTTGCGCACTTGACCCAGATGGCAACCCAAAATGGATTGCTTGCCTCTTTTGTATTGGTAAATTCGTGAACGTCACATCTTTGTCTTGTGGCGGAAAGATGGTCGCATCACCCTGTACCCAGGCCCGTTTCAAGACATGGAGTAGCCAGATGAACCGTCTGAAAAAACACATAAATCGCCGGGGTTTTCTGTCCCGCACAATCGCAGGAACTGCTTTGATTGCTCTTCATCCCTTTTCGGCCCGCGCCAGCGCCAACCAGGCGCATTTGCGGATCATGGAAACCACGGACCTGCACGTCCATGTGTTTCCCTATGACTACTATGCCGACAAGCCTGTAGATACGGTGGGCCTCGCCCGCACTGCCGCGCATATCAATGACATCCGTCATGAGGCAACCAATGCAATGCTTTTGGACAATGGCGATTTCTTGCAGGGCAATCCGATGGGCGACTTCATCGCCTATGAGCGAGGGATGAAAGAGGGTGACATGCACCCGGTCATCACCGCGATGAACACGCTGGGATTTGACGCCTCGACCTTGGGCAACCACGAATTCAACTACGGCATCGACTTTCTGATGAAGGCGCTGGCGGGCGCGCATTACCCGGTGATTTCCGCCAACGTCGTCAAGGAAATGGGTGCCACGCCCCGCGACGACGTCACGCTTTTGCCGCCCTATGTGATCCTCGACCGCGAGATCACCGACGGCGCGGGCGATACGCATAAGATCAAGATCGGTCTCATTGGCTTCGTGCCGCCGCAGATCATGATGTGGGACCGCAAGAACCTCGAAGGCAACGTGAACGCCCGCGATATTGTCGAGACCGCCCGCGCCTATGTGCCTGAGATGAAGGAAAAAGGCGCCGACCTCATTATCGCGCTGAACCATTCCGGAATTGGATCTGCCGAGCACACCGTAGGCATGGAAAACGCCTCCGTGCCGCTGGCAGAAATCGACGGGGTGGATGCGCTTTTGACCGGGCACTCGCACCTCGTCTTCCCCTCGCCAACCTATGACGGCTACGCCGCCGTAGACAGTGAAAAGGGTCTGATCCACGGCAAACCTGCCGTGATGGGCGGCTATTGGGGCTCGCACCTGGGCGTCATGGATTTGCTTTTGGAATATGAAGGCGGCGCATGGCGCGTGGTGACCAGCGAAGTCGAGACCCGTCCGATCTCGCGTCGCGAAGAAGACCGCTCGATCACGCCGCTCGTCGAAAGTGTCGAGCCTGTGCTGGCCTCCGTGCAGGACATCCACGACCAAACGCTGGCCTATGTGCGGCGCGCCGTGGGCAAAACTGCGGCTCCGCTGCACTCCTATTTCGCGCTGGTCGCCGATGATCCCTCGGTGCAGATCGTCTCCAACGCCCAGCTTTGGTACATCGGCGAGATGATGAAAGGCACGGAACACGAGGGCCTGCCGATCCTCTCCGCCGCCGCGCCCTTTAAGGCCGGCGGTCGTGGTGGCCCTGAATATTACACCGATGTGGCGCCGGGCGATGTGGCGATCAAAAACGTCGCCGATCTCTACCTTTACCCGAACACCATTCGGGCTGTGCGCATCAATGGCGCCCAACTCAAAGGCTGGCTGGAACGCTCTGCGGGCATGTTCAATCAGGTCGAGAAAGGCGCGACGGACGCGGTTCTCCTGAACCCCGACTTTGCCTCCTACAATTTCGACGTGATCGACGGGGTGGACTATCAGATCGACATCTCGCAACCGTCGCGCTTCACGGCCAGTGGCGAGCCGCTGAACCCCGAGGCCTCGCGGATCGTCAATCTGACCTTCGAGGGCGCGCCCGTGTCCGACGACATGGAGTTTATCGTCGCCACCAACAACTATCGCGCGGGCGGTGGCGGCACCTTCCCCGGCGCCGATGGGTCCACGGTGATTTTCGAAGGCCCCGACACCAACCGCGACATCATCGTGCGCTATATCGTCGAACAAGGCACCGTCAATCCGACCGCTGACAACAACTGGTCGCTGGCGCCTCTGGGCGACACCACCGTATTGTTCCAAACCGGACCTGCGGCACGCACGCATCTCTCTGATCTCAAAGGCCTGACCATTGAGGACGCGGGCGAAGGCACAGACGGATTCGCCCAATTCCGCATCACGCTCTGAGCCGAATTGGCCGACCTGAGCGCATATCGACAAAGCGGCCACATCACGTGGCCGTTTTTTGTTTACCAAATGGGCAAATAAAATTTTTCCGCCATTTTTTTACGCAGGCGTTAAGGTTGTATACATGATTGTGAACCTCAATCTCGCAGGCGCCCGAATAGCACGCCATTCTGAGCCGGAACGATACAGAGGATTTTTCAGGGGAAATGAATGTTCTATAAATCCATCACCACCATGGCCGCCTTCGCACTGACCGCAAGTGCCGCCTACGCCGAGACCGCGATGCCTTTCGCGCTCGACTGGAAATTCGAGGGCCCCGCAGCCCCCTATTTCACCGCGCTGGAAAAAGGCTATTTTTCCGACGCCGATCTGAGCGTTGAAATCTCCGCAGGTCAGGGCTCTCTCGACGCCATTCCGAAGGTCGCCACCGGCGCGTTTCCGGTCGGCATGGCGGACATCAACAGCCTCGTGAAATTCCTCGACCAGAACCCCGGCGCGCCGGTCATCGGCATGATGATGATCTATGACGCGCCGGCCTTTGCCGTGGTGGGCCGTAAATCGCTGGGCATCGAAGTCCCGAAAGACCTCGAAGGCAAAATCCTGGGTGCGCCGCCGCCGGATGGAGCCTGGGCGCAATTCCCGATCTTTGCCGCCGAGAACGATCTCGACATGGACAAGATCACCGTCGAGCCGGTCGGCTTCCCGACCCGTGAGCCGATGCTCGCCGAGGGCAAAGTGGACGCCGTCACCGGCTTCAACTTTTCATCCTTCCTGAACCTCGTGCGCCTCGGCGTGCCGGAAGATGACATTTCGACGATCATGATGTCGGATTACGGCGTGAACCTTTACGGCAACGTGTTGATCGTGAACACGGATTTCGCCGCCGAGAACCCGGATGCGGTCAAAGGATTTGTCTCTGCCGTGACAATGGGCTGGAAGGACGCGATGGCCGATCCGAAGGCCTCGGTCGAATATATGATCAAGTACAACCCGGCTTCCGATCTGGACCTGGAAACACGCCGCCTCGAATTGGCGCTCGAAGGCAATGTATACACCGATTACGTCGCCGAACACGGCATGGGCGGGATCGACGCGGAACGTTTTGAGGGCTCTTTGGAGCAGCTCAAAATGGTCTACGAGTTCAACGCAGAGCCCGACGCGAGCCTTTACTTCACCGAGGATTACCTGCCCGCCGCCGATGCGCGCATGCTGAAGTAATCTACCGCGAAGACTTTGGCGGGCGCGGAACCTCAAAAAGGCTCGCGCCCGTTTTCATGCGGGCAAAAGAGCGGACAAAATGGCAAATCTCATAGATATCAAAGGTGTGACCCACGCCTACAAGACCGACAACGGCCCCCTGCCCGTTCTCGACGACCTCAATATTTCCGTCCCCGAAGGCGATTTCTGCGCCGTGGTCGGGCCTTCGGGCTGTGGCAAATCCACGCTGACGAGGCTTATCGCCGGGCTGATGAAGCCGGATCAGGGCGAGGTCTGGCTGCACGGCGAAAAGGTGACCAGCCCACGCTCGACCGTCGGCATGGCGTTTCAGAATCCTGTGATGCTGGAATGGCGGACGATCCTTCAGAACGTGTTACTGCCGTTAGAGATTGTGCCGAACAAGATGACGAAGAAACAGAAAGAGGAACGTGGGCGCGAGCTTTTGGCGCTTGTGGGCCTTGAGGGGTTCGAGGACAAGCGTCCGTCTGAGCTGTCTGGCGGCATGCGTCAGCGGGCCTCTTTGTGTCGTGCCATCGTGCACAAGCCCGACGTGTTGATCATGGACGAACCCTTCGGCGCGCTCGATGCCTTCACCCGCGAAGACCTCTGGCAAACCATGCATGCGCTGCGAGCCGAGGAGCCGTTCACCGGCGTGCTGATCACCCACGATCTGCGCGAAAGCGTTTATCTCGCCGATGAGGTCATCGTGCTCTCGGGCCGGCCGGCCACGACGCAGCATGTGGAGAACGTCAAACTCGACGGGCGCACCGATCTTGAGGTGATCTACACCCCCGAGGCGACCGAGATTTTGCACCGCCTGCGCCACCAGATCGAGATCGCGCAAGGGCGTGCAAAAGACGAGGAGGCAGCCTAATGAAAACCTTCCGCAAGATCGCCACACCGACCCTCGCCATCCTCATATTCCTCGCCTTCTGGGAGTTCATCGTCTGGGTGAACCAGTGGCCGAACTACAAAATGGCCTCCCCCTCCGATCTGATCCCGGCCTATACAAAATATTGGAATCTCTTCCTGATTTACGGTTGGCAAACCCTCTGGCGCACCGTCGTCGGGCTTTTGGTCGCCGTCGTCTTCGGCACCTTGATCGGCATGATCATGGGCTTTTCGCGCACCATGCGTGACGCGCTTTATCCGCTTTTGGTGGGCTTTAACGCCATTCCGAAAGCCACCGTTGTCCCCGTGATCGCCCTCATCCTCATTGGCCAGCATGATCTGAACACCGTGCTGATTGCCTTCATGATTTCCTTCTTCCCGATCTCGGTCGCGGTCTCCATCGGTCTGTCGACTTTGGAGCCGGAATATCGCGACATTCTGCGCTCTCTCGGCGCGTCAAAATGGACGATTTTCTGGAAGATTGCCCTGCCGAAAACCCTGCCGGAATTTTTTGGCGCCTTGAAGGTCGCGGTGACGCTCGCCTTCATCGGCACCAACCTGATGGAGATCGTCGAACCGCATGGCAAGGGCCTTGGGCACCTGTTCGACAGCGGCAAGATCAACGCGGATTACCCGCTGATGTTCGCGGTGCTGATCGCTTTGGCATTCCTTGGCATCCTGCTCTACTACATCGTGGTGGCACTGGAAAAAATCTTTGCGGGTTGGGCGGAACGCCCACAGGGATAATGGGCGGAACGCCCACAGGGATGATCAAAGAGGGCGCCAATTTAGCGCCCCCTTTTTACTTTGTGCGTGGACCTTTCGGATCAGAGCTGACGCGTCGCGAAGTACCAATCCACGACATTTTGCCCCTCAGGCGCCTCGGCGAGTTTCTCCAGAGCGGCGGCGGCGGTCGGCGGGGTCGGCACAATCACCGCATCCCCCGGCTTCCAGTTTTCCGGCATCGCGCATTTGTTCTCATCGGCGGCTTGCAGCGCCACCACGAGGCGATGGATCTCATCCACAGACCGCCCCGCGTTCATCGGGTAATAGACCATGGCGCGCAAGATGCCATTCGGGTCGATGATAAACGTCGCCCGCACCGCCGCCGTGTCCGAAGCCCCCGGCTGGATCATGCCATAAGCATTGGCCACTTTCATCGACAGGTCGGCGATGATCGGGAATTTGATCTCGACGCCCCAGTTTTCCTTGATGTTGAGCATCCAGGCGATGTGAGAATAATGGCTGTCGATGGACAGACCCAAGAGCTCCACCCCCATGGCGTTGAACTCATCTTGCTTATTCGCAAAACCGATGAATTCCGTGGTGCAGACGGGCGTGAAATCCGCCGGGTGGGAGAAGAGGATCAGCCATTTGCCTTTGTAGTCGTCGAGGGTTTTCACCCCATCGGTGGTCAGCGCCTCAAACGCCGGGGCAGGTTTGTTCAGTTGCGGGCCGGTGATGGTTTCGATGTGATCGGTCATATCTTTGTCCTTTGTTGTATTGGTGTTTTTCGCTCCAAGGCGTCGCCGCCCTTTCGATGACACAGAGATAGCCCTTGCGAATTCATTGTTGAAACGAATAAAAAAGATCAAAGTAATTGAGAAATTCGATCAATGATTCTACCCACCCTGCGTCAACTTCGCTTCCTCACCGCCCTTGCCGACGAGCTGCATTTCGGTCGTGCCGCCGAGGCCTGTTTCGTCACGCAATCGACCCTTTCGAGCGGACTCAAGGAGCTCGAAGACATCCTCGGCGCGCCCATCGCCGAGCGCACCAAGCGCAGCGTTTTGATGACTCCTCTGGGCGAAGAGATCGCGGCGCGCGCCCGCGTGATGCTGGCCGAGGCGCAGGACATGGTGGAGCTGGCGCAAAGCCAATCCGGCACGTTGCGCGGCACCTTGAAACTCGGCACCATTCCGACGGTCGGACCGTTTCTCTTTCCCCGCCTCTTGCCGCGGCTGCGTCAGGACTATCCCGATCTGCGACTTTATATGCGCGAGGAATTGACCCAAAACCTGATCGCGGGACTGCGCGCCGGGCGGCTCGATGTGATCCTGATCGCGCTGCCGTTCGAGACCGGCGATCTGGAGACGGAAAGCCTGTTCGAAGACGATTACCAGCTCGCCACGGCGCCCGGGCACCGGCTGATGTCCGATCGTGCGATTGGTGGGCCAGATTTGGATGATGAGACACTTTTGCTTTTGGAGCGCGGGCACTGTCTGCAACGTCACGCGCTGTCGGCCTTTCCGCAGAGCCACGCGAAACAGGATGAAACCTTTGCCGCCACTTCGCTGCCGACTCTGGTCGCCATGGTGGAGGAAGGCCTTGGCATCACGCTTTTGCCGCAGCTCGCGATTGACGCAGGCGTGACGCGGAACACCGACATCCACCTGACACCGCTTTTCGGCACCAAACCGCGCGAAGTCGTTCTGGCCTGGCGCAAAAGCTCGGCGCGGAGCGCGGACTTTCACCGTCTGGCGGGGCTTTTGCGCGAAGAACGCACCCGCCTGTCCTCTTGAACCGCCCTCTTGCGAATCCAGAGCATGACGACTATGTAACGCGGTGAGAGGTTGGCGCGGGCGAGCGCCTCGCCAACCCGGTCAGGTCCGGAAGGAAGCAGCCGTAACGAGCCCCGCTTGGGTCGTTGTCCAGCCTCTCACCTGAACCTTAACTGCATGCCGAGGAGGAATTTGATGATTGTCGCTACCGCCCCTCGGGCAGCCGCTTAAGGCCTACTCCCATCATCGGACTGCCCGAAACCGTTCCCTTCCGCCGCCCGCCCGGCGCGGAAGCCCTTTCGCGTTTTGCAAGGCAGACCAATGACATCTGATCTCACTATCCTCGGCTGGTCCCAATTTTTCAACGGCCAGCTCGATCTCACCGAAGTCGAATCCCTCACCCCCGTGCGCCTCACTGAGGTGCGCCGCCGCTCCGTCGTGGCGTTGACACCCACGCTGGAGCGGCGCGAGATCGCGCTCACCGGCGATCACGTTGCGACCGACATGGCCGTCGGCGATTTCGCCCTCACCGATGGCACCCGCCTGATCCGCGTGTTGGACCGCAAGACGGTGATCTCCCGCAAAGCCGCAGGCGTCGCGGCCCAAGCCCAATTGATCGCCGCAAATATCGACACCCTGTTCATCACCACCTCCTGCAACCTCGATTTCAACGAAGCGCGCCTCGAACGCTACCTCGCCATCGCGATTGAGGCAGAGGCCACGCCGGTGATCGTCATCACCAAGGCCGACAAGCCCGAGGACATGCCCGTCGAGGTCTATGAGGACCGCGCCAAGGCCCTCTACGAGGGCGCCGAAGTCCTGTTGATCAACGCCAAATCGCCCGACGACATCGCGCGCCTTGAAACCTATTGCGGCACGGGGCAGACCATTGCTCTCGTCGGCTCGTCTGGTGTGGGCAAATCCACCATCGCGCGCGGCCTCACTGGCGAAGACATCGAGGTCGGCGACATCCGCGAGGACGATGCCAAAGGGCGGCACACAACGACGGCACGCTCGATGCACCGGATGCACGCAGGCGGTTGGCTGATCGACACGCCGGGGATGCGGGAACTGGCGCTGCATGACGCGTCTGAAGGCATCGCAACCCTGTTCGAGGACATCACCGATCTTGCCACCGCGTGCAAATTTTCCGACTGCCAACACCAGACCGAGCCGGGCTGTGCCGTGCGCCGCGCGGTGGAGGCCGGAGATCTCGATCCGGACCGCTTGGAACGCTGGCGCAAGTTGGTGGACGAGGATACGCGCAACTCCGAGACCATCGCGGAAGCCCGCGAGCGGGGGCGGAAATTCTCCAAAATGGTGAAAACCACCATGAAGGCGAAAAAGGCCCGACGTGGCGAGTGAGCCACTCTGAAATGAGGTTGCGGGGAGAGGTCCCCGCCCTTACCTTAGAGCGGAACATAGGAAGGGCCCTCGCATGACCGACACCACCACCGGCTACAAGGTACTGGCGCGCAAATACCGCCCGGAAACCTTTGTCGATCTGATCGGTCAGGACGCCATGGTGCGGACGCTCAAAAACGCCTTTGCCGCTGACCGGATCGCGCAGGCGTTTATCATGACCGGCATTCGCGGCACCGGCAAAACCACGACGGCGCGGATCATCGCCAAGGGCATGAACTGCATTGGCCCCGATGGCACCGGCATGCCGACAACAGACCCCTGTGGCACCTGCGAACATTGTGTTGCAATCTCCGAGGGGCGTCATGTCGACGTGATGGAAATGGACGCCGCCTCGCGCACGGGTGTCGGCGACATTCGTGAGATCATCGATTCGGTACATTACCGGGCGGCCTCTGCGCGCTATAAAATCTACATCATCGACGAGGTGCACATGCTCTCCACGAGTGCGTTCAACGCGCTCCTGAAGACGCTCGAAGAGCCGCCCGCCCACGTCAAATTCATCTTTGCCACGACCGAGATTCGCAAAGTTCCGGTGACGGTGCTATCGCGTTGCCAGCGGTTCGATCTGCGCCGGATCGAGCCGGAGGTGATGATGAATCACCTCGCCGGGATTGCCGAAAAAGAGGGCTCCGAAGTTGCGCAGGACGCGCTGGCGCTGATCACCCGCGCCGCCGAAGGCTCGGTGCGCGATGCGCTGTCTCTCTTGGATCAGGCGATTTCGCACGGGGCTGGCGAAACCACCGTCGATCAGGTCCGCGCCATGCTGGGCCTCGCCGACCGCGGTCGTGTTCTCGATCTCTTCGACATGATCATGCGCGGGGATGCCGCCGCCGCCCTCGAAGAACTGGGCGGGCAATATGCCGATGGCGCCGACCCTCTGGCCGTGCTGCGCGATCTGGCGGAAATCACCCATTGGGTGTCGGTGATCAAGATCACGCCCTCCGCCGCCGAAGACCCCACCATTGGCCCCGACGAGCGCGCGCGCGGGTTGGAGATGGCCGAGAAACTGCCGATGCGGGTGATGTCGCGTATGTGGCAAATGCTGCTGAAAGCCATCGAAGAGGTCTCCGCCGCGCCCAACGCGATGATGGCGTCAGAAATGGCGATCATCCGACTGACCCATGTCGCCGACCTGCCGATGCCGGAAGATCTGGTGCGCAAACTCAATGAACAAAACCCGCCGCCGCGGCCGCCCTCTGGTCCGGCAGGCGGTGGTGCCCCTGCCGGTGGTGGCTCAACACAGGCGCAGGGAAGCGCACAGGGAGCGCCACGCGGCCCGGTCCATGGAGCAACCATGTCGTCCGGCGCCGCGACCGCGACGGCCTTGGCCCCCGAGGCCTCTCTTGCCCGCTTCACAAGTTTCGAGAGCGTCGTCGCGCTGCTCGAAGAACACCGCGCCGGCACGCTTTTGATCGAAGCCAAAGAGAACATGCGCATCGCGCGCTACGCGCCGGGGCGGATCGAGTTTCAACCCTGGGGCAAAGCCGCGCAGGACCTCGCGCCACGCTTGGCCGACCGACTTCATCGTCTGACCGGCGTGCGTTGGATGATCACCATCGCGGAGGCCCCCGAAGACGTCCGCACGATCTACGAGATCGAACACGCCGAAGAGATGGCGCTGCGTGCCGAAGCGATGCAACAGCCCATCGTGGCGAAAGTGTTCGAACTTTTCCCCGATGCGAAAATCTCCGATATTCGCACCCCGGAAAAAATTGCCTCTGAGGCCGCCACTGAGGCGCTTCAGGAAGTCGAAGATGAATGGGACCCGTTCGAAGAGTGAACGCGGCCCGCATGGATTGAGGAGAAACGTGATGTTGAAAGGCCTCGGTGGCCTCGGCGATATGGCCGGGATGATGAAAAAAGCTCAGCAAATGCAAAAGGATATGGCCGAGCTTCAGGAAAAGCTCGACACCATGACCGTGGTGGGCGAAAGCGGCGCGGGTCTGGTGAAAGCCACGGCGACCGCCAAGGGCAAACTCACGGCGCTGGACATTGATCCGTCGATTTTCCATCCCGATGAGAAAGAAGTCGTCGAGGACCTGATCCTCGCCGCGATCAAGGATGCGCAGGCGAAAGCCGCCGAGAAATCCGAAACCGAGATGAAATCCCTGACCGAGGGCCTTGGCCTTCCGGCAGATTTCAAGATGCCGTTCTAAAAGGTGAGCGGACGGCAGGATATCGAAGATCTGATTGATCTCATGGCGCGTTTGCCGGGGCTTGGGCCCCGGTCAGCGCGGCGTGCCGTTTTGCACCTGATTCAGAAACGCGGACGTCTGATGCAGCCCTTGGCGCAGTCCATGCAACAGGTCGCGGACAGCGCGCGCGAATGCCTGCGCTGTGGCAATATTGGCACCGGCGATCTCTGTGACATCTGCGTGGACGAGCGCCGCGCCAATGGCGAATTGTGTATTGTTGAGGATGTCTCCGATCTTTGGGCGATGGAACGCGCGGGCGTGTTCAAAGGCCGCTACCATGTGCTGGGCGGGACGCTCTCGGCGCTCGATGCCATCGGGCCGGAGGAGCTGCGCATTCCCCTGCTGGTTCAGCGCGTAGCCGATGAACAGGTGCGCGAGGTGATCCTTGCGCTTGGCGCCACCGTCGATGGCCAGACGACGGCGCATTACATTTCCGACGAACTATCAGGACGCTGCGAGATCAGCTCTCTGGCTCAGGGCGTGCCGGTCGGGGGCGAGCTTGATTACCTCGACGATGGCACAATCACCGCCGCGCTCACGGCCCGCAAACGCCTCTAAAACCTTATCTGATAACAAAAAACCCGAAGCCGAGGCTCCGGGTTTTGTTTTTCCAAAGGAGGCGCCTTTTAGGCGTCGTCGTCCTCGTCATCCGAATCCGGCAGGTTGAAGAAGCTGTCCGCATCCGGCACGCTCTCGTCGCGCTCATCCTCGTCGTCTTGCGACAGGGAGAAGGTTTCCAGCCCGGAAATCGCGGTCGGCATTTTCGGCTCATCGGCATCCGCCGTCAGCGAATCCTCGGTGGACAGAAGCTTGCGACGTTCGTCATCCGTCATATTGGCGGCGATGTTTTTCGCAGCTTTCTGAACGGCGGCATCCAGCTCTGTCTGTTTGCACAGACCCAGAGCCACCGGGTCGATCGGCTGCATGTTGGCGATGTTCCAGTGGGTGCGTTCGCGGATCGACTGGATCGTCGGCTTGGTGGTGCCTACGAGTTTCGCAATCTGGCCGTCAGACAATTCCGGGTGGAATTTCACCAGCCAGAGGATCGAATTCGGACGGTCCTGACGTTTCGACAGCGGCGTGTAGCGCGGGCCACGACGTTTCTCTTCGCCCTGAGCGGCCGCGTTGAATTTGAGCTTCAGCCGGTGCA includes:
- a CDS encoding ABC transporter permease, translated to MKTFRKIATPTLAILIFLAFWEFIVWVNQWPNYKMASPSDLIPAYTKYWNLFLIYGWQTLWRTVVGLLVAVVFGTLIGMIMGFSRTMRDALYPLLVGFNAIPKATVVPVIALILIGQHDLNTVLIAFMISFFPISVAVSIGLSTLEPEYRDILRSLGASKWTIFWKIALPKTLPEFFGALKVAVTLAFIGTNLMEIVEPHGKGLGHLFDSGKINADYPLMFAVLIALAFLGILLYYIVVALEKIFAGWAERPQG
- a CDS encoding LysR substrate-binding domain-containing protein gives rise to the protein MILPTLRQLRFLTALADELHFGRAAEACFVTQSTLSSGLKELEDILGAPIAERTKRSVLMTPLGEEIAARARVMLAEAQDMVELAQSQSGTLRGTLKLGTIPTVGPFLFPRLLPRLRQDYPDLRLYMREELTQNLIAGLRAGRLDVILIALPFETGDLETESLFEDDYQLATAPGHRLMSDRAIGGPDLDDETLLLLERGHCLQRHALSAFPQSHAKQDETFAATSLPTLVAMVEEGLGITLLPQLAIDAGVTRNTDIHLTPLFGTKPREVVLAWRKSSARSADFHRLAGLLREERTRLSS
- the recR gene encoding recombination mediator RecR, translating into MSGRQDIEDLIDLMARLPGLGPRSARRAVLHLIQKRGRLMQPLAQSMQQVADSARECLRCGNIGTGDLCDICVDERRANGELCIVEDVSDLWAMERAGVFKGRYHVLGGTLSALDAIGPEELRIPLLVQRVADEQVREVILALGATVDGQTTAHYISDELSGRCEISSLAQGVPVGGELDYLDDGTITAALTARKRL
- the rsgA gene encoding ribosome small subunit-dependent GTPase A, producing the protein MTSDLTILGWSQFFNGQLDLTEVESLTPVRLTEVRRRSVVALTPTLERREIALTGDHVATDMAVGDFALTDGTRLIRVLDRKTVISRKAAGVAAQAQLIAANIDTLFITTSCNLDFNEARLERYLAIAIEAEATPVIVITKADKPEDMPVEVYEDRAKALYEGAEVLLINAKSPDDIARLETYCGTGQTIALVGSSGVGKSTIARGLTGEDIEVGDIREDDAKGRHTTTARSMHRMHAGGWLIDTPGMRELALHDASEGIATLFEDITDLATACKFSDCQHQTEPGCAVRRAVEAGDLDPDRLERWRKLVDEDTRNSETIAEARERGRKFSKMVKTTMKAKKARRGE
- a CDS encoding YbaB/EbfC family nucleoid-associated protein, whose amino-acid sequence is MLKGLGGLGDMAGMMKKAQQMQKDMAELQEKLDTMTVVGESGAGLVKATATAKGKLTALDIDPSIFHPDEKEVVEDLILAAIKDAQAKAAEKSETEMKSLTEGLGLPADFKMPF
- a CDS encoding peroxiredoxin — its product is MTDHIETITGPQLNKPAPAFEALTTDGVKTLDDYKGKWLILFSHPADFTPVCTTEFIGFANKQDEFNAMGVELLGLSIDSHYSHIAWMLNIKENWGVEIKFPIIADLSMKVANAYGMIQPGASDTAAVRATFIIDPNGILRAMVYYPMNAGRSVDEIHRLVVALQAADENKCAMPENWKPGDAVIVPTPPTAAAALEKLAEAPEGQNVVDWYFATRQL
- a CDS encoding ABC transporter ATP-binding protein; amino-acid sequence: MANLIDIKGVTHAYKTDNGPLPVLDDLNISVPEGDFCAVVGPSGCGKSTLTRLIAGLMKPDQGEVWLHGEKVTSPRSTVGMAFQNPVMLEWRTILQNVLLPLEIVPNKMTKKQKEERGRELLALVGLEGFEDKRPSELSGGMRQRASLCRAIVHKPDVLIMDEPFGALDAFTREDLWQTMHALRAEEPFTGVLITHDLRESVYLADEVIVLSGRPATTQHVENVKLDGRTDLEVIYTPEATEILHRLRHQIEIAQGRAKDEEAA